The DNA window TAGCGGCGGCGGTAGCGCTTGTAGGTCGAGGCGCGGCCCCAAGTCTTGAGTAGCGCGGCGATGGTATCGGACGGGATCATGCCCTCGGAGTTGTAGCTCATGACCACGTGGCGGCAGTCGGCGGCGTCCAGCACCGCCCCCAGCGCGTCGGCCGCGGCGCCGCGGCGGCACCAGTCGCTGCGCTTGTCGGCGTCGGGCAGAAGTCCGGTCTTGCCGCGCAGCGCGGGTTCGGTGTCGAACCAGCCTTCGGCGATCAGCTCGGGCAGGTGGTAGTAGGCGGGGTACTGGCGCTCGTTGTAGGGCGGGTCCAGGTAGAGCAGGTCGAAGGGCCCCGAATCCCCGACCACGTCCGCGGCGTCGCCGCGCGCCGCCCGGGCCGGCGGCCCCGACTGCGGCCTGCGCGGCTTCAGCTCGAGCGGCTTCACCGCGTTCGCCTGCCACGACTTGATGAAGGCGGCGTACACGCCCGCGGTGTTGGCCACCCGGTCGGCGGCCTCGATGAGGGCCGCCACCAGGGCGTAGAAGGTCCCCTGGTCGATGGCCCCGTCGCGACGCCAGCGCTCGATACGGTCGCGCGCGGCGTCGATGCGGCCGGCGTTGTCCGGGGTGAAGTACATGCGCCCTTGGTCGGCCTGGTCGGTCGCGCCGAAGTTGCGGCGGAGGAAGCCGTCCCGCGGAGGCAGCGAGCCCAGCTCGTCGAGCAGCGTCGCCACCCGCGCGTGACCGTTGCCTGGCTCCGCGACGACGTAGGCCTCGGCGAACACGCGGCCGTACTCCATCACGTCCGAGGCCACCACGCGGTGCCCGAGCCGCTTGAGGTCGCGCGCCACGGAGGCGGTGCCCGTGAAGGGATCGACCGCCAGACCCGGCGCGATTCCCCTGCGACGGAGGGTGCGCCGGATGAAGTCCAGCAGCTTGGTCTTATTGCCGATGTAACGCACGGCGGCGAATATAGAGGCACGCCGCCGTGGGCGTCCATCGACCACGATCGCGGCGGTTCTTGTCCCGGGCGGCCATCTCCGTGGTGGCCGCGCCCAAGGCCGGGAGGAAGCCTATGAGCGGAGGTCAGCGCCCGGCGATGATGCCGCCAGAGCCAGCCGAGTTGCCCGCTCCGAGTGCGCAGCCGGGCGCTGGCGAGAAGCCGGTAGCCGACGTGGATCTCGAAGCCCCCGTAGTGCCCGCGGCGCCTCGCGCCGATGTGGGCGACCCCGACTCCTCCGAGCTGCCGGAGCCGGACACCCACCCGGTCGACCCGGGCCCCGCGCTGCGCGCCAGGGAGCACTTCTACCGATTCGTGCTGAGAGCGGCGCGGCCGTTCGCGAGCGCCGGAGCCGGTCGCGACGAGAAGATCCAGCGCGGACTCGCGGGGCGCCGGGTGTCGGTCTCGGCGTTCGAGGATTGGGCCGCCGAGCACCGCGATCCGGACCGTCCGCTGGTGTGGGTGCACGCGCCGTCCGCGGGCGAGAGCCTCATGGCCAAGGCGATCATCGCCGCGCTGCGCGAGAAGCGCCCGGCCGTGCAGATCGCGTTCACCCACTTTTCGCCGTCGGCCGAGCGGCTGCTCGAGGAGATGGGCGCGGACGTAGCCGCCTACCTGCCGTGGGACTCCCTCACCGATGTGCGCCGCGCGCTGGACGCCCTGGAGCCGACGGTCATCGCCTACGTGCGCTCCGAAGTGTGGCCCGTGCTGGGGGCCGAGGCCAAGCGGCGCGGCACCCGCGTGGCGCTGGTGAACGCCGCGCTCGCGCGCGACTCGTCTCGGCTGCGGCCGGCGGCGCGCTGGTTCCTGGGCCCGTCGTACGGCAGGCTGGACCTGGTTGGCGCCATCGCCCCCGACGACGCGGTCCTGCACAGGCGCATGGGGTCGCTGCCCGAGCGCACCCGGGTGACCGGCGACGCGCGCTTCGACCAGGTGCTGAAACGCCTCGCGGGCGAGCTTCCCGACGCGGCGAAGCGCCTGCGCGACCCCGGCGTGGTCACGCTGGTGGCGGGATCCACGTGGCCCTCGGACGAGGCGCGGCTGCTGCCGGCGTTCGTGCGCGGCGGCGCCGGCGTGCGGCTGGTCATAGCGCCGCACGAGCCGAGCGAAACCCACCTGGTGGGCATCGAGGGTCGGCTGGACCGAAGCTACATCAGGCACCGCCGCCTCTCCGAAGTGCTGGAGGACGAACGGCCGCTGCCCGGCGCGGTCATCGTGGACCAGCTCGGCCTCCTCGCCGACCTGTACCGCGTCGCGGACCTGGCCTACGTGGGCGGCGGCTTTCGCGACGACGGCGTGCACTCGGTGGTCGAGCCGGCGGCCGCGGGGATCCCGGTGCTGCTCGGCCCCAGGCACGGCAACGCGCGCGAGGCCGCCGAGCTGGTGGCCAGCGGCGGCGGCATAGAGGTGACCAACGCCGCTCAGCTCGAAGGGCGCCTGCGCACCCTGGCGCAGTACGAGACCGCGCGCCGAGCGGCCGGAGACAGGGCCACCGCCTACGTGCGCACGCGGACGGGCGGCGCCGAGGCCAACGCGGAGGCGATCCTGGCGCTCATCGAGGGGTAGGTTAAGTTGCGATAGGCGGCCGGCGGGCGCGGGAG is part of the Gemmatimonadota bacterium genome and encodes:
- a CDS encoding DNA adenine methylase encodes the protein MRYIGNKTKLLDFIRRTLRRRGIAPGLAVDPFTGTASVARDLKRLGHRVVASDVMEYGRVFAEAYVVAEPGNGHARVATLLDELGSLPPRDGFLRRNFGATDQADQGRMYFTPDNAGRIDAARDRIERWRRDGAIDQGTFYALVAALIEAADRVANTAGVYAAFIKSWQANAVKPLELKPRRPQSGPPARAARGDAADVVGDSGPFDLLYLDPPYNERQYPAYYHLPELIAEGWFDTEPALRGKTGLLPDADKRSDWCRRGAAADALGAVLDAADCRHVVMSYNSEGMIPSDTIAALLKTWGRASTYKRYRRRYKRYRSDADGEGRSYAGDEVEEYLFCVDR
- a CDS encoding glycosyltransferase N-terminal domain-containing protein, with product MSGGQRPAMMPPEPAELPAPSAQPGAGEKPVADVDLEAPVVPAAPRADVGDPDSSELPEPDTHPVDPGPALRAREHFYRFVLRAARPFASAGAGRDEKIQRGLAGRRVSVSAFEDWAAEHRDPDRPLVWVHAPSAGESLMAKAIIAALREKRPAVQIAFTHFSPSAERLLEEMGADVAAYLPWDSLTDVRRALDALEPTVIAYVRSEVWPVLGAEAKRRGTRVALVNAALARDSSRLRPAARWFLGPSYGRLDLVGAIAPDDAVLHRRMGSLPERTRVTGDARFDQVLKRLAGELPDAAKRLRDPGVVTLVAGSTWPSDEARLLPAFVRGGAGVRLVIAPHEPSETHLVGIEGRLDRSYIRHRRLSEVLEDERPLPGAVIVDQLGLLADLYRVADLAYVGGGFRDDGVHSVVEPAAAGIPVLLGPRHGNAREAAELVASGGGIEVTNAAQLEGRLRTLAQYETARRAAGDRATAYVRTRTGGAEANAEAILALIEG